Proteins from one Sabethes cyaneus chromosome 2, idSabCyanKW18_F2, whole genome shotgun sequence genomic window:
- the LOC128735701 gene encoding uncharacterized protein LOC128735701, translated as MAPINQLRVRLPELKLPQFGGCTKDWPTFRDSFKSLIDSAPQLSNVDKFSYLNSSLTSEAKRVIEVIDVTSENYLVAWELLEKRYENKYLIVKSYVESLFSVEPMKKECHDSLNRLIDEYERNLLMLEKMGERTDNWSTLLVFMLSSRLDPSTMRQWETHRKSSNVPSYEELIDFLRSHSLILQSVVASKNRSSEPTRFTPSLQHSINKMKTAHPAISPPQNSCPFCKQIAHSPYHCEKFRSMTVAQRFEAAKKNMLCINCLSRSHLVKNCSSGACRVCNKRHHTMLHQRTNSNPPNQPQNANLALPEVQPPLSSSVASKLLQPSRSSSHSQSLENPTPTVSAFSTSHNSMPSTSHRCTVPTTVLLSTALVKVFDSSGSFLWARALLDSGSQLNFASEQLVQKLNSKRKKDFIPISGVGLSSTISKYSTIIKLQSHGTSFSASWNFHILPKITMELPTQTVDVSDFDWPSDITLADPSFFKPGSIDLIFGVESFYDLLREGQFKGSTDKPCLQNTALGWVISGRMKCNSRPATSVAHFCAAPSIEEQLSRFWELESCRMESTLSEEESACESHFAKHTTRNSTGRFVVALPRRDSVIAKLGNSREIATRRFLSLERRLSANPALKDAYSDFIHEYIRLGHMREIENSANDWPSYYLPHHCVVRPESVTTKLRVVFDASCSTDSGVSLNDALMVGPLVQDDLLTMILRFRVPQFAIVSDIEKMYRQILVCESDQPLQRILWRDSPSQTIREYQLLTVTYGTSSAPYLATKCLQRLSRDSLEVSPLAAETIGKNFYMDDLLTGTDSIEEGQKLCQQLMSITRSAGFELRKWASNNSAVLEPIPVSFRDQRTVLELDSSHSPIKTLGLQWDTAADMFLFEPPKQNQQFPITKRVVLSNIARLFDPLGLVGPVTVLAKQFMQDLWRDGKDWDDQLNESQNQQWNEFSEGLRDLSLIKIPRWVVSTSAVIGLELHGFCDASEKAYGACIYIRAVSSTGSVHPEEYGLMYQVPKIRQTSYQEECMLLNSLT; from the exons ATGGCACCTATTAACCAATTGCGAGTAAGGTTACCGGAACTCAAACTCCCACAGTTTGGTGGATGTACGAAAGACTGGCCAACCTTTCGCGATTCGTTTAAATCGCTTATCGATTCTGCTCCGCAACTTAGTAATGTGGATAAATTTTCCTACCTGAATTCGTCCTTAACCAGTGAAGCCAAACGTGTGATAGAAGTGATTGACGTAACCTCCGAAAATTATTTAGTAGCGTGGGAATTGCTGGAAAAACGATACGAAAATAAGTACTTGATCGTTAAATCGTACGTAGAATCATTGTTCAGCGTCGAGCCAATGAAAAAAGAGTGTCACGATTCGCTTAACCGGTTGATCGATGAGTATGAACGGAATCTTTTAATGTTAGAGAAAATGGGGGAACGAACTGATAACTGGAGTACCTTACTAGTTTTTATGCTTAGCTCTCGCCTCGATCCGTCTACTATGCGCCAATGGGAAACGCATCGAAAGTCCAGCAATGTACCCAGTTACGAGGAACTTATCGATTTTCTACGCAGTCATAGTCTGATATTGCAATCTGTCGTTGCTTCCAAAAATCGATCTTCGGAACCTACACGCTTCACTCCCTCTCTtcaacattcaataaataaaatgaaaactgcTCACCCAGCCATCTCGCCTCCGCAAAATTCTTGCCCATTCTGCAAACAAATAGCACACTCACCTTATCATTGCGAAAAGTTTCGATCCATGACAGTTGCCCAACGTTTCGAAGCTgcaaagaaaaatatgctttgcATAAACTGCCTATCACGATCACATTTAGTTAAAAACTGCTCTAGTGGAGCTTGTCGCGTATGCAATAAAAGGCACCATACGATGCTACATCAACGGACTAATTCGAATCCACCAAATCAACCACAAAATGCCAACCTTGCATTGCCCGAAGTACAGCCTCCTCTTTCGTCGTCCGTAGCAAGCAAGCTCTTACAACCCTCACGATCATCTAGTCATTCACAGTCGCTTGAGAACCCAACCCCCACAGTATCAGCCTTTTCAACCAGCCACAATTCAATGCCATCAACCAGCCACCGATGTACGGTACCTACAACCGTATTACTTTCAACGGCCTTAGTGAAAGTGTTCGATTCCAGTGGATCATTCTTGTGGGCTCGTGCTTTGCTCGACTCTGGATCCCAACTAAATTTTGCATCGGAGCAACTCGTTCAAAAGCTAAACTCGAAGCGCAAAAAAGATTTTATTCCAATCAGCGGCGTTGGCTTGTCGTCTACAATATCCAAATACTCAACTATTATCAAGCTGCAATCGCATGGCACTAGCTTCAGTGCTAGTTGGAACTTTCACATCCTTCCAAAAATAACGATGGAATTACCTACTCAAACTGTTGACGTGTCCGATTTTGATTGGCCATCAGACATCACACTGGCTGACCCGTCGTTCTTTAAACCCGGTTCTATCGACTTAATTTTCGGCGTTGAGAGTTTCTACGATTTGTTGAGAGAAGGTCAGTTCAAGGGCAGTACTGATAAACCTTGTCTGCAAAATACTGCGTTAGGATGGGTGATTTCGGGCCGTATGAAATGCAATTCAAGGCCAGCAACCAGTGTGGCTCATTTTTGCGCTGCACCGTCTATAGAAGAACAATTATCTCGGTTCTGGGAACTCGAGAGCTGTCGAATGGAGAGCACGTTGTCGGAAGAGGAATCGGCTTGTGAGAGTCATTTCGCCAAACATACGACTCGGAATTCCAccggtcgttttgttgtcgccttACCGAGAAGAGACTCGGTAATTGCAAAACTAGGAAATTCGAGAGAGATTGCTACTCGCAGATTTCTTTCGCTCGAACGTCGTTTGTCAGCTAATCCAGCACTGAAAGATGCTTACTCCGACTTCATTCATGAATATATACGTCTCGGCCATATGAGGGAAATCGAGAATTCGGCGAACGATTGGCCTTCGTATTATTTGCCTCATCATTGCGTCGTGCGTCCCGAGAGTGTCACGACAAAATTACGAGTCGTGTTTGACGCATCGTGCTCAACAGATTCCGGTGTATCTCTGAACGATGCGTTGATGGTGGGACCGCTCGTACAAGATGATCTTCTGACTATGATTTTAAGATTCCGGGTGCCACAGTTTGCTATCGTGTCGGACATCGAAAAGATGTACAGACAAATATTAGTCTGCGAGTCTGACCAGCCTCTTCAACGGATACTATGGAGAGATTCTCCATCGCAAACCATTCGAGAGTATCAACTATTAACAGTAACTTACGGTACTTCGTCAGCCCCCTATCTCGCCACAAAATGCCTTCAAAGGCTTTCTCGTGACAGCTTGGAAGTGTCTCCACTAGCAGCAGAAACTATAGGAAAGAATTTTTACATGGACGATTTACTTACTGGAACCGATAGTATCGAGGAAGGGCAAAAACTTTGCCAGCAATTGATGAGCATAACCCGTTCTGCAGGTTTCGAGCTTCGCAAGTGGGCCTCTAATAATTCTGCTGTACTTGAGCCAATCCCGGTCTCATTTAGAGATCAACGTACAGTGTTGGAATTGGATTCTTCACATTCGCCAATCAAAACTCTTGGACTTCAGTGGGATACGGCAGCTGATATGTTTTTGTTTGAGCCTCCTAAACAAAACCAACAATTTCCAATCACCAAGCGCGTGGTGCTGTCTAATATAGCACGACTTTTCGATCCACTGGGTCTCGTGGGACCGGTTACTGTTTTAGCTAAGCAGTTCATGCAAGATCTTTGGCGAGATGGAAAGGATTGGGATGATCAATTGAACGAGTCACAAAATCAACAATGGAACGAGTTTAGTGAAGGTCTCCGAGATTTATCGTTAATAAAAATACCACGCTGGGTGGTATCCACGTCAGCGGTAATTGGTTTGGAACTACATGGATTCTGTGATGCCTCCGAGAAGGCATACGGAGCGTGCATCTATATAAGGGCCGTATCATCGACAGGCAGCGTACAT CCCGAGGAGTATGGGCTCATGTACCAGGTACCGAAAATCCGGCAGACGTCATATCAAGAGGAATGCATGCTACTCAACTCGCTAACCTAA